From one Flavobacteriales bacterium genomic stretch:
- a CDS encoding ribosome-associated translation inhibitor RaiA, translating into MKLNVQSIHFDADVKLIDFIREKLLKLTQFTDGIHSADVFLRLDHDGEERENKVVEIRLAVPGNDLFAKRQGRSFEEAATDASEALRSQIMRSRDRA; encoded by the coding sequence ATGAAGCTCAACGTGCAATCCATCCATTTCGACGCTGACGTCAAGCTCATCGACTTCATCCGCGAGAAGCTCCTGAAGCTCACCCAGTTCACCGACGGCATCCATTCGGCCGACGTGTTCCTCCGCTTGGACCACGATGGCGAGGAGCGCGAGAACAAAGTGGTGGAGATCCGCCTTGCGGTCCCGGGCAACGACCTGTTCGCCAAGCGCCAGGGCCGCTCGTTCGAGGAGGCCGCCACCGACGCCTCCGAGGCCCTGCGCAGCCAGATCATGCGCTCACGCGACCGTGCCTGA
- the lpxK gene encoding tetraacyldisaccharide 4'-kinase: MAIPRIVLAPLAWLYGAALRVRHALYDAGLLNSIRPAVPTIAIGNLALGGTGKTPMLELLLRVLHGTMPIATLSRGYGRDGSDIHEVQATDAAERSGDEPVQVKRKFPEARVYVGADRLAAIQRIQRDAPQVQAVVLDDALQHRRLDAGLNILLTTCQRPWCDDALLPAGRLRDLPSRRKSAQVVVVTKCPALPSVQERKRWRERLQLSDGQELFFAGIEYDEPEPSEAVRQAQKAGAIGKASTHDPGPLPTAPASCLLFTGIADPQPLLDHLRKTATVEHLAFPDHHAFTRADLERIAQRYATFAPGPKSLVTTEKDAARLGSLKGTPLEGLPLATIGMRAVLLNEPERFAELIRRHAGPHQAHR, encoded by the coding sequence ATGGCCATTCCACGCATCGTGCTCGCTCCTTTGGCCTGGCTGTACGGCGCCGCGCTCAGGGTGCGCCATGCCCTCTATGATGCCGGCTTGCTGAACTCCATCCGGCCAGCGGTTCCCACCATCGCCATCGGCAACCTGGCCTTGGGCGGTACGGGCAAAACGCCGATGCTCGAACTCTTGCTGCGCGTGCTGCATGGCACTATGCCCATTGCCACGCTGAGCCGCGGCTACGGCCGCGATGGCAGCGACATCCATGAGGTGCAGGCCACGGATGCCGCCGAGCGCAGCGGCGATGAGCCAGTGCAGGTGAAGCGCAAGTTCCCTGAAGCACGCGTGTACGTGGGCGCGGACCGATTGGCGGCCATTCAACGCATCCAGCGCGATGCGCCCCAGGTGCAAGCCGTGGTGCTCGACGATGCCTTGCAGCACCGCCGTTTGGATGCCGGCCTCAATATCCTGCTCACCACTTGCCAGCGACCATGGTGCGATGATGCGCTGTTGCCGGCTGGACGATTGCGTGATCTGCCTTCGCGCCGCAAATCCGCCCAAGTGGTGGTGGTGACGAAGTGCCCTGCCTTGCCCTCGGTGCAAGAGCGCAAGCGGTGGCGCGAGCGCTTGCAGCTGAGCGATGGACAGGAGCTGTTCTTTGCGGGAATAGAATACGACGAGCCCGAGCCGTCCGAAGCAGTGCGTCAGGCCCAGAAGGCAGGAGCAATAGGCAAGGCCTCTACACATGACCCCGGCCCGTTGCCGACTGCCCCTGCCTCCTGCCTCCTCTTCACCGGCATCGCCGATCCGCAACCGCTGCTCGACCATCTCCGCAAGACCGCCACGGTGGAGCATTTGGCGTTCCCGGACCACCATGCTTTCACACGCGCGGACCTGGAACGCATCGCGCAGCGCTACGCTACTTTCGCGCCCGGCCCGAAATCGCTGGTCACCACGGAAAAGGACGCCGCCCGGCTGGGTTCGCTGAAAGGCACTCCGCTCGAAGGCCTTCCACTGGCGACCATCGGCATGCGGGCCGTCCTCTTGAATGAACCGGAACGATTCGCCGAACTCATCCGCCGCCATGCTGGACCGCATCAAGCGCATCGCTGA
- a CDS encoding Nif3-like dinuclear metal center hexameric protein: protein MKIKDIIAPLEAWSPRSLQEDYDNSGLQVGDPEAEVDSSLVCLDCTEAVVEEAVAKGCGLIISHHPVIFRGLKSLSGKGHVERTVLAAIKHGIALYAIHTNLDNVIDGVNGEIAERLGLKPVRTLSPKPSQLRKLVVFAPLEHAEAVRNAVFEAGGGHIGNYDECSFTAGGMGTFRPGPGTNPFSGTHGVRSSDAEFRLEFIYHAPREQAILGAMVAAHPYEEVAYDLYPILNAHAGIGSGLLGEWEAPMTETTFLAKLKQVFGLQAIRHTRLLGGPIRRVALCGGSGAFLIDAAKAAGADAYLTGDVKYHEFFESDGKLLLADIGHYGSEQFTMHLIQRRLGEHFPTFAVRLTETVTDPIHHY, encoded by the coding sequence ATGAAGATCAAGGACATCATCGCCCCGCTCGAAGCTTGGTCGCCCCGATCGCTTCAAGAGGACTACGACAACAGCGGGCTGCAGGTGGGCGACCCCGAGGCGGAGGTCGATTCGTCGCTCGTCTGCCTCGATTGCACCGAGGCCGTTGTAGAGGAAGCCGTGGCCAAGGGCTGCGGCCTCATCATCAGCCACCACCCGGTGATCTTCCGCGGGCTGAAGAGCCTCTCCGGCAAAGGCCATGTGGAACGGACGGTGCTTGCGGCCATCAAGCACGGCATCGCTCTCTACGCCATCCATACGAACTTGGACAATGTGATCGACGGCGTGAACGGCGAGATCGCCGAGCGACTCGGCCTGAAGCCCGTGCGCACCCTCTCCCCGAAGCCGAGCCAGCTGCGCAAGCTGGTGGTCTTCGCGCCCTTGGAGCATGCCGAGGCCGTGCGCAACGCCGTTTTCGAGGCTGGAGGCGGGCATATCGGCAACTACGACGAGTGCAGCTTCACCGCCGGCGGCATGGGCACCTTCCGGCCCGGGCCCGGGACCAACCCCTTCTCAGGCACGCATGGCGTGCGCAGCAGCGATGCCGAATTCCGGCTCGAGTTCATCTATCATGCCCCGCGCGAACAGGCCATCCTTGGTGCCATGGTGGCCGCGCACCCTTATGAAGAGGTGGCCTACGATCTCTATCCGATCTTGAACGCCCACGCTGGCATCGGCAGTGGCCTCTTGGGTGAATGGGAGGCGCCCATGACCGAGACCACCTTCCTGGCCAAGCTGAAGCAGGTATTCGGCCTGCAGGCCATCCGGCACACCCGATTGCTCGGCGGGCCTATCCGCCGGGTGGCCCTTTGCGGGGGCTCAGGGGCATTCCTTATTGACGCCGCCAAGGCCGCTGGTGCAGATGCCTACCTCACCGGCGACGTGAAGTACCACGAGTTCTTCGAATCCGATGGGAAGCTGCTATTAGCCGACATCGGGCATTACGGCAGCGAGCAATTCACCATGCACCTGATCCAACGCCGGTTAGGGGAACATTTCCCTACATTTGCCGTCCGTTTGACGGAAACCGTCACGGACCCCATACATCATTATTGA
- a CDS encoding TlpA family protein disulfide reductase, producing the protein MRRFQAESQGYEAKVAGLRAALAQDPSNTANLDELNASNAAYYERCLQFVRENKGSPLAISVLGRLNMQQEFELFKEVRDELRKTMPQSGYFKSFREQVDRYEQEMIMVKAQEEEMKRLANLLPIGSPAPEIQQNTPEGGTFALSQLRGKVVLIDFWASWCRPCRIENPNVKRVYERFHKKGFEILGVSLDKDHTAWVEAIKADGLPWKHISDLQFWNNAAAQEYGVSGIPYTVLVDREGMVIEKGLRSEALEAKLEALLGG; encoded by the coding sequence ATGCGGCGCTTCCAGGCCGAATCGCAAGGCTATGAGGCCAAGGTGGCCGGCTTGCGCGCAGCCTTGGCGCAGGACCCCTCGAACACGGCCAACCTCGATGAGCTCAACGCATCGAACGCCGCCTACTACGAGCGCTGCCTGCAGTTCGTGCGCGAGAACAAGGGATCACCGCTAGCTATCAGCGTGCTGGGCCGGCTGAACATGCAGCAGGAATTCGAGCTCTTCAAGGAGGTGCGCGATGAGCTGCGCAAGACCATGCCCCAGAGCGGGTATTTCAAGAGCTTCCGGGAGCAGGTTGATCGCTATGAGCAGGAGATGATCATGGTCAAGGCGCAGGAGGAAGAGATGAAGCGCCTGGCCAACCTGCTACCCATTGGGAGCCCGGCCCCGGAGATCCAGCAGAATACACCCGAGGGCGGCACCTTCGCCCTGAGCCAACTGCGCGGGAAGGTGGTGCTGATCGATTTCTGGGCCAGCTGGTGCCGGCCGTGCCGGATCGAGAACCCCAACGTGAAGCGCGTGTATGAACGCTTCCATAAGAAAGGCTTTGAGATCCTCGGCGTCTCCCTCGACAAGGACCATACGGCCTGGGTTGAGGCCATCAAGGCCGATGGCCTACCTTGGAAGCACATCAGCGACCTGCAATTCTGGAATAACGCGGCAGCGCAGGAGTATGGCGTGAGCGGCATTCCATACACCGTGCTGGTGGACCGGGAGGGCATGGTGATCGAGAAGGGGCTTCGGTCCGAGGCTTTGGAGGCTAAGCTGGAAGCGCTTCTCGGTGGTTGA
- a CDS encoding proline--tRNA ligase, protein MADLLTKRADDYAQWYNDLVLKADLAEHSDVRGCMVIKPHGYAIWEKMQRALDEMFKATGHVNAYFPLFIPKSYLAKEASHIEGFAKECAVVTHYRLKSHPELGLVVDPEAKLEEELIIRPTSETIIWNSYRGWIKSYRDLPLLINQWANVVRWEMRTRLFLRTAEFLWQEGHTAHATKAEAVEETERMLEVYRRFAEEWLAIPVIKGIKTASERFAGAEETYCIEAMMQDGKALQAGTSHFLGQNFAKAFDVLFTNKENRQEHVWATSWGVSTRLMGALVMTHSDDHGLVLPPKLAPVQVAIVPIAKNAEQMAALKGYAGPAISALRAKGITVKFDDDDTKKPGWKFAEYEFKGYPVRIAIGPRDMENGTVEVARRDTLEKQVMQITDLADKVEHLLGHIQDNLFQKALAMREAGTRAVNTYEEFKVEIEKGGFLLAHWDGTPETEARVKEETKATIRCIPLDADAAPGRCVVTGAPSARRVIFARAY, encoded by the coding sequence ATGGCCGATCTCTTGACGAAGCGCGCCGACGATTACGCGCAATGGTACAATGACCTGGTGCTGAAGGCCGATCTGGCCGAGCACAGCGATGTGCGCGGTTGCATGGTGATCAAGCCCCACGGCTACGCCATCTGGGAGAAGATGCAGCGCGCCCTGGACGAAATGTTCAAGGCCACGGGGCACGTGAATGCCTATTTCCCGCTCTTCATCCCGAAGAGTTACCTCGCCAAGGAGGCCAGCCATATCGAAGGCTTCGCCAAGGAATGCGCCGTGGTGACCCATTACCGGCTGAAGAGCCACCCCGAGCTTGGTTTGGTGGTGGACCCTGAGGCGAAGCTGGAGGAGGAGCTCATCATCCGCCCTACGAGTGAGACCATCATCTGGAACTCCTACCGGGGCTGGATCAAGAGCTACCGCGACCTCCCACTGCTGATCAACCAGTGGGCGAACGTGGTTCGGTGGGAGATGCGCACGCGCCTGTTCCTGCGCACGGCCGAGTTCCTCTGGCAGGAAGGCCACACGGCCCACGCGACGAAGGCCGAGGCGGTGGAAGAGACCGAGCGCATGCTCGAAGTGTACCGGCGCTTCGCAGAGGAATGGCTGGCCATCCCGGTGATCAAGGGCATCAAGACCGCCAGTGAGCGCTTCGCAGGAGCTGAAGAGACCTATTGCATCGAAGCGATGATGCAGGATGGCAAGGCGCTGCAGGCGGGCACTTCGCACTTCCTCGGGCAGAATTTCGCCAAGGCCTTCGATGTGCTCTTCACCAATAAGGAGAACAGACAGGAGCACGTGTGGGCCACCAGCTGGGGCGTGAGCACCAGGCTGATGGGCGCACTGGTCATGACCCACAGCGACGACCACGGCCTGGTTCTTCCGCCGAAGTTGGCCCCGGTCCAAGTAGCCATCGTGCCCATCGCGAAGAACGCGGAGCAGATGGCGGCGCTGAAGGGGTACGCGGGCCCGGCCATCAGCGCGTTGCGCGCCAAGGGCATCACGGTGAAATTCGACGACGACGACACCAAGAAGCCAGGCTGGAAGTTCGCTGAGTACGAGTTCAAGGGGTATCCGGTCCGCATCGCCATTGGGCCGCGCGACATGGAGAACGGCACGGTAGAGGTGGCGCGACGCGACACGCTGGAGAAGCAGGTGATGCAGATCACTGACCTGGCGGACAAGGTGGAGCACCTGCTCGGCCACATCCAGGATAACCTCTTCCAGAAGGCGCTGGCCATGCGCGAGGCTGGCACGCGTGCGGTGAATACCTACGAAGAGTTCAAGGTTGAGATCGAGAAGGGCGGATTCCTGCTCGCGCATTGGGATGGCACACCCGAGACAGAAGCCCGCGTGAAGGAGGAGACCAAGGCCACTATCCGTTGCATCCCGCTCGATGCCGATGCCGCTCCGGGCCGTTGCGTGGTCACCGGCGCGCCGAGCGCCCGTCGGGTCATCTTCGCCAGAGCTTACTGA
- the tuf gene encoding elongation factor Tu: MAKETFKRDKPHVNIGTIGHVDHGKTTLTAAITTVLASKGLSEVRSFDSIDNAPEEKERGITINTAHVEYQTANRHYAHVDCPGHADYVKNMVTGAAQMDGAILVVAATDGPMPQTREHILLGRQVGVPRIVVFMNKVDMVDDPELLDLVEMEIRELLTFYQYDGTNTPVIRGSALGGLNGEPKWVDTVMALMDAVDSWIPVPPRETEKPFLMSVEDVFSITGRGTVATGRIEAGVVKVGDNVEIIGMQEQKMTSTCTGVEMFRKLLDRGEAGDNCGLLLRGIEKNDIRRGMVIAAPGSITPHTEFKAEIYVLKKEEGGRHTPFHNKYRPQFYFRTTDVTGEITMEAGREMIMPGDNVSITVKLIVPIAMDKGLRFAIREGGRTVGAGQVTEIIK; the protein is encoded by the coding sequence ATGGCAAAGGAGACTTTCAAACGGGACAAGCCCCACGTCAACATCGGCACCATCGGCCACGTTGACCACGGTAAGACCACCCTTACCGCAGCGATCACCACCGTGCTGGCCTCCAAGGGCCTAAGCGAGGTGCGCAGCTTCGATTCCATCGACAACGCACCCGAGGAGAAGGAGCGCGGCATCACCATCAACACCGCGCACGTGGAGTACCAGACTGCCAACCGGCACTACGCCCACGTGGATTGCCCCGGCCACGCTGACTATGTGAAGAACATGGTGACCGGTGCCGCGCAGATGGACGGCGCCATCCTGGTGGTGGCCGCTACTGACGGCCCCATGCCCCAGACCCGCGAGCACATCCTGCTCGGACGTCAGGTGGGCGTGCCCAGGATCGTGGTTTTCATGAACAAGGTGGACATGGTGGACGACCCCGAGCTGCTCGACCTCGTGGAAATGGAGATCCGCGAGCTGCTCACCTTCTACCAGTACGACGGCACCAACACCCCGGTGATCCGCGGCAGCGCGCTGGGCGGCCTTAACGGCGAACCCAAGTGGGTGGATACCGTGATGGCCCTGATGGACGCCGTGGACAGCTGGATTCCCGTGCCCCCGCGCGAGACCGAGAAGCCCTTCCTCATGAGCGTGGAGGACGTGTTCTCGATCACCGGCCGCGGAACGGTGGCCACTGGCCGTATCGAGGCTGGCGTGGTGAAGGTGGGCGACAACGTGGAGATCATCGGCATGCAGGAGCAGAAGATGACCAGCACCTGCACCGGCGTCGAGATGTTCCGCAAGCTGCTCGATCGCGGCGAAGCAGGCGACAACTGCGGCCTGCTGCTGCGCGGCATCGAGAAGAACGACATCCGCCGCGGCATGGTGATCGCCGCCCCTGGCAGCATCACCCCGCACACGGAGTTCAAGGCGGAGATCTACGTGCTCAAGAAAGAGGAAGGCGGCCGCCACACCCCCTTCCACAACAAGTATCGCCCGCAGTTCTACTTCCGCACCACGGATGTGACCGGCGAGATCACCATGGAGGCCGGCCGCGAGATGATCATGCCCGGCGACAACGTGAGCATCACCGTGAAGCTGATCGTGCCGATCGCCATGGACAAGGGCCTGCGATTCGCCATCCGCGAGGGTGGCCGCACCGTGGGCGCCGGCCAGGTGACCGAGATCATCAAGTAA
- a CDS encoding tyrosine-type recombinase/integrase, which yields MLIDRYLEHLAHERRASPHTVAAYRSDLEALGAYLRESGTQALEHADDQQLRYWVMQRIEAGESARTMGRRLSAVRGFFRFAREVGAVATDPTDLIDAPKQPKRLPEFIAEYSMAEAFRTEASDDPKRAAEDLVLDLFYCTGMRLAELLNLTDHDFDPGACTLRLLGKRSKVRIVPIPEALAARLVKHRAVQPSGPMGTPLLLQPDGKPFSRSGVQRLVKRRLGEVTTQGKRSPHVLRHTFATHMLNRGADLNAVKEILGHASLAATQVYTHNTAEKLKKAHAQAHPRGGRRAANRKPKQA from the coding sequence ATGCTGATCGATCGATACCTCGAGCACCTCGCCCATGAACGAAGGGCGAGCCCTCATACGGTTGCCGCTTACCGCTCGGACCTGGAGGCGCTCGGAGCCTATTTGCGCGAGAGCGGCACCCAAGCCTTGGAGCATGCGGACGACCAGCAACTGCGCTATTGGGTGATGCAACGCATCGAGGCCGGCGAATCGGCGCGGACGATGGGCCGGCGGCTGAGCGCGGTGCGGGGCTTTTTCCGTTTCGCGCGTGAGGTGGGCGCCGTGGCCACCGACCCCACGGACCTGATCGATGCGCCCAAACAGCCCAAACGCCTGCCCGAGTTCATCGCGGAGTACAGCATGGCTGAAGCGTTCCGCACCGAGGCTTCGGATGATCCGAAGCGCGCAGCCGAAGACCTGGTGCTCGATTTGTTCTATTGCACGGGCATGCGACTCGCAGAACTGCTGAACCTGACGGACCATGACTTCGATCCCGGAGCATGCACGCTGCGGCTCCTGGGCAAGCGCAGCAAGGTGCGCATCGTACCGATCCCAGAGGCCCTTGCGGCGCGCTTGGTCAAGCACCGGGCCGTGCAACCGAGCGGCCCAATGGGAACGCCATTGCTGCTGCAGCCCGACGGCAAGCCCTTTTCGCGCAGCGGGGTGCAGCGCTTGGTTAAGCGCAGGCTCGGCGAAGTGACCACCCAGGGCAAGCGCAGCCCGCACGTGCTCCGCCACACCTTTGCCACGCATATGCTCAACCGAGGCGCCGACCTCAACGCCGTGAAGGAGATCCTGGGGCATGCCAGCTTGGCGGCCACGCAGGTTTATACCCACAACACCGCAGAGAAACTCAAAAAGGCCCACGCCCAGGCGCATCCGCGTGGAGGGCGGCGGGCCGCGAACCGCAAACCGAAGCAGGCATAA
- a CDS encoding 30S ribosomal protein S21 yields the protein MLIIPVKEGESIDKALKKFKKKFERTGTMRKLRKRQSFTKPSVARRKEIIRAAYKLKIQTEQE from the coding sequence ATGCTGATCATCCCGGTCAAGGAAGGCGAGAGCATCGACAAGGCGCTCAAGAAGTTCAAGAAGAAGTTCGAGCGCACCGGCACTATGCGCAAGCTGCGCAAGCGCCAGAGCTTCACCAAGCCGTCCGTTGCGCGTCGCAAGGAGATCATCCGCGCTGCGTACAAGCTGAAGATTCAGACCGAGCAGGAATAG
- the gatB gene encoding Asp-tRNA(Asn)/Glu-tRNA(Gln) amidotransferase subunit GatB — protein MSTKKEAVTRTGARHWSEKYDLVVGLEVHAQLITESKAYSSDPNAYGDHPNTNVSVVTLGHPGTLPVANKKVVELAVRMGLATHCTIAPWMHYARKNYFYPDLPKGYQITQDQTPICTKGHVLIPFEGGEKRIGITRIHMEEDAGKSIHDVDPFNTLVDLNRAGVPLIEIVSEPDIRSGQEAYDYLTEIRRLVRYLDICDGNMEEGSLRCDANISLRPIGQEELGTRCEVKNMNSFRNVMRAIEYEAQRQSEVLEAGGVIHMETRTFDAPKGITIGMRSKELAHDYRYFPEPDLQPITVSEGMKEALRAAMPPLPRELREKYTTKLGLSDYDAGILTDDKGTALYYEAVIARTGNFKGAANWVMGDVRGWVNERGLDIAQFPINAERLAGLIALIDSGKVSHSIASQKLFPLMIEDAGSSAEDLATKHDLVQDSKDDVIAGLTREVMAKYPEKVAAYRSGQKGLLGLFMGEVMKGTKGKADPKRANEVVRQLLEQENE, from the coding sequence ATGAGCACGAAGAAGGAAGCGGTTACCCGAACAGGCGCGCGCCATTGGAGCGAGAAGTACGACCTGGTGGTGGGCCTGGAGGTGCATGCACAGCTCATCACCGAGAGCAAGGCTTACAGCAGCGACCCCAACGCCTACGGAGACCACCCGAACACCAACGTGAGCGTGGTGACCCTGGGCCACCCCGGCACCCTGCCCGTGGCCAACAAGAAGGTGGTGGAGCTAGCCGTGCGCATGGGCCTGGCCACGCATTGCACCATCGCGCCGTGGATGCACTACGCGCGCAAGAATTACTTCTACCCGGATCTGCCCAAGGGCTACCAGATCACGCAGGACCAAACACCGATCTGCACGAAGGGGCATGTCCTCATTCCCTTTGAAGGCGGCGAGAAGCGAATCGGCATCACGCGCATCCACATGGAGGAGGATGCCGGCAAGAGCATCCACGACGTGGATCCCTTCAACACGCTGGTCGATCTGAACCGTGCGGGCGTGCCGCTGATCGAGATCGTGAGCGAGCCCGACATCCGCAGCGGCCAAGAGGCGTACGACTATCTCACCGAGATCCGCCGCTTAGTGCGCTACCTCGACATCTGCGATGGCAACATGGAAGAGGGCAGCCTGCGCTGCGATGCGAACATCAGCCTGCGACCGATCGGCCAGGAGGAACTCGGAACGCGTTGCGAGGTGAAGAACATGAACAGCTTCCGCAACGTGATGCGCGCCATCGAATACGAAGCGCAGCGCCAGAGCGAGGTGCTAGAGGCGGGCGGCGTGATCCACATGGAGACGCGCACCTTCGATGCCCCCAAAGGCATCACCATCGGCATGCGCAGCAAAGAGCTCGCGCACGATTACCGGTACTTCCCGGAACCCGACCTGCAACCCATCACCGTGAGCGAGGGCATGAAGGAGGCCCTCCGCGCGGCCATGCCGCCCCTGCCGCGCGAGCTGCGCGAGAAGTACACGACGAAGCTCGGATTGAGCGACTACGATGCGGGGATCCTCACCGACGACAAGGGCACCGCGCTCTACTACGAAGCGGTGATCGCGCGCACGGGCAATTTCAAAGGTGCCGCCAACTGGGTGATGGGCGATGTGCGCGGCTGGGTGAACGAGCGCGGCCTCGACATCGCGCAATTCCCTATCAACGCAGAACGGCTCGCTGGCCTCATCGCACTGATCGACTCCGGCAAGGTGAGCCACTCCATAGCCAGCCAGAAGCTCTTCCCGCTGATGATCGAGGATGCAGGCAGTTCGGCGGAGGATCTGGCCACGAAGCACGACCTGGTGCAGGATTCGAAGGATGATGTGATCGCTGGGCTCACGCGTGAGGTGATGGCCAAATACCCGGAGAAGGTAGCCGCTTACCGCAGCGGTCAAAAAGGGCTGCTGGGCCTCTTCATGGGCGAAGTGATGAAGGGCACCAAAGGCAAAGCCGATCCCAAGCGCGCCAATGAAGTGGTGCGCCAACTGCTCGAACAGGAAAACGAATGA
- the secE gene encoding preprotein translocase subunit SecE — MASFKTYLSESYNELMNKVSWPTWKELQGSAIVVLVSALILSLIIFVMDYAFGAQNMGAQDTGFWKGMLGFIYKFLAS; from the coding sequence ATGGCAAGCTTCAAGACATACCTGAGCGAGAGCTATAACGAGCTCATGAACAAGGTGAGCTGGCCCACTTGGAAGGAGCTGCAGGGCAGCGCCATCGTGGTGCTCGTTTCGGCGCTCATCCTCTCGCTCATCATTTTCGTCATGGACTACGCCTTCGGCGCGCAGAACATGGGAGCGCAGGACACCGGATTCTGGAAGGGCATGCTGGGCTTCATCTACAAATTCCTCGCATCCTAA
- a CDS encoding purine-nucleoside phosphorylase, with protein MLDRIKRIADHLKKATNGFVPETGIILGTGLSGLGKEIEVKFAIPYTEIPEFPVSTVQGHPGRLLFGHLGGKAVVAMQGRFHFYEGWSMDEVILPVRAFKFLGIQRLFVSNACGGVNPAFEVGDLMILNDHICLFPNPLIGKHADDLGPRFPDMSEPYDHAMIAKAKGIAALASIKVQEGCYVGLTGPTLETPAEYHYVRVIGGDAVGMSTVPEVIAARQMGIPCFAMSVITDMGVKGRIEKTTHEMVQRVAEAAEPKLTHIMKELIASC; from the coding sequence ATGCTGGACCGCATCAAGCGCATCGCTGATCACCTGAAGAAGGCCACGAATGGCTTCGTACCCGAAACGGGCATCATACTCGGCACCGGCCTCAGCGGACTGGGCAAGGAAATCGAAGTGAAGTTCGCGATCCCGTACACCGAGATCCCTGAGTTTCCGGTGAGCACGGTGCAGGGCCATCCCGGGCGATTGCTCTTCGGCCACCTTGGAGGCAAGGCCGTGGTGGCCATGCAGGGACGCTTCCATTTCTACGAAGGCTGGTCGATGGACGAAGTGATCCTGCCCGTTCGCGCCTTCAAGTTCCTCGGGATCCAGCGCCTCTTCGTGAGCAACGCGTGCGGCGGGGTGAATCCGGCCTTCGAGGTGGGCGACCTGATGATCCTGAACGATCACATCTGCCTGTTCCCGAACCCGCTCATCGGCAAGCACGCCGATGATCTCGGCCCGCGATTCCCGGACATGAGCGAGCCGTACGACCACGCCATGATCGCCAAGGCGAAGGGGATCGCGGCCCTTGCTTCGATCAAGGTCCAGGAAGGCTGCTACGTGGGCTTGACCGGTCCGACGCTGGAGACGCCCGCCGAGTACCACTATGTGCGCGTGATCGGCGGCGATGCCGTGGGCATGAGCACGGTGCCCGAGGTGATCGCCGCGCGGCAAATGGGCATCCCCTGCTTCGCCATGAGCGTGATCACCGACATGGGCGTGAAGGGGCGCATCGAGAAGACCACGCACGAGATGGTGCAGCGCGTGGCAGAAGCTGCTGAGCCGAAGCTCACGCACATCATGAAGGAATTGATCGCCAGCTGCTGA